From the genome of bacterium, one region includes:
- a CDS encoding DUF6569 family protein — MRENKFQELKISEPIFLRNLVVFPIQGNGNPENGLKINTIDKIIRTKKGVFSELEMPVVDEVVFNNGGDEPVLMLDGEEITGAMQNRIIAVSDLVAAGANQNISVVCVEEKRWDQLGGFRTGNCSYPRIRSLLAQNRDEKKLDTQKMIWNEIDRKLTVTKTKSNTSSMHEIYDNLQDEVDRYLEGFESVNHNTIGIIGCAGGRILGCDVFPNVDIYHMFEKKLIRSYALDAMEFQKKSSAMLGANRFIRALAKELEGIEPKSRVENNRINGKGIVGQVLTYKSQLLHLSAFPVA; from the coding sequence ATGAGGGAAAATAAATTTCAGGAACTGAAAATATCAGAACCAATATTTTTACGCAACCTGGTCGTATTCCCGATCCAGGGGAACGGGAATCCGGAGAACGGATTGAAGATAAACACGATCGATAAGATAATCCGTACGAAAAAAGGCGTTTTCAGCGAGCTCGAGATGCCGGTCGTGGATGAAGTTGTATTCAATAACGGGGGTGATGAACCTGTGCTGATGCTGGACGGCGAAGAAATAACCGGCGCCATGCAGAACCGGATCATCGCGGTCTCGGACCTTGTGGCAGCCGGGGCCAATCAGAACATATCGGTGGTCTGCGTCGAGGAAAAAAGATGGGACCAACTCGGCGGCTTCAGGACCGGCAACTGCTCGTACCCGAGGATAAGATCGTTACTGGCGCAGAACCGTGATGAGAAAAAATTGGATACTCAAAAGATGATATGGAACGAGATCGACCGGAAGCTGACCGTGACCAAGACCAAGTCCAACACGTCATCCATGCATGAGATATACGATAACCTTCAGGATGAAGTTGACCGGTACCTGGAGGGCTTTGAGAGCGTGAACCACAACACGATCGGCATTATCGGCTGTGCGGGCGGCAGGATCCTGGGCTGCGATGTTTTCCCGAACGTTGATATTTATCACATGTTCGAGAAAAAACTGATCCGGAGCTATGCCCTGGATGCGATGGAATTTCAGAAAAAGAGTTCTGCGATGCTGGGCGCTAACCGGTTCATCAGGGCGTTGGCAAAAGAACTCGAGGGGATCGAACCGAAAAGCCGGGTCGAGAACAACCGCATCAATGGAAAGGGGATCGTCGGGCAGGTACTGACTTATAAATCCCAGTTGCTCCATCTCTCCGCATTTCCGGTCGCATAG